From one Streptomyces sp. NBC_01478 genomic stretch:
- a CDS encoding sigma factor-like helix-turn-helix DNA-binding protein has translation MPHPRHDFAAYAHAGLPELVTTAHLLHGDPGVPGDLGSSREATELVRRTLVEVCARWRRIPRDDVDFYVRRLLVEEYLRGARTRRGKAVPHGASGTLSARQRAVLVLLHWEGRREAEIAQLLGCSTGAVRSHARRGLALCGGDAERLRGLFAAAAEAPVEVVPADVPLDAVERRGRTLRRRRRGVVMAVCALLLVPAVGFGAGRFLGAGSSGGSGGGVAGVAAQSPIRIVAPGERVDAVPGVRVWLTTDGKHWSTPERPNQFRGSEGGKPGVSSQPDPVNSGYFLSGLYHGLSADPARVEVTVADDRITGTVLTLAGSPGWGVWYARAPLSPEELKSSFADGGPTVTVYDASGKVVVRGGGYE, from the coding sequence GTGCCGCACCCCCGCCATGACTTCGCCGCGTACGCGCACGCGGGCCTGCCCGAACTGGTCACCACCGCCCACCTGCTCCACGGCGACCCGGGAGTCCCCGGTGACCTGGGCAGCTCCCGGGAGGCGACCGAGCTGGTGCGGAGAACCCTGGTCGAGGTGTGCGCGCGATGGCGCCGGATTCCGCGGGACGACGTGGACTTCTACGTACGGCGGCTGCTCGTCGAGGAGTACCTGCGCGGAGCCAGGACGCGCCGCGGAAAGGCCGTGCCGCACGGTGCGTCGGGGACCCTGTCCGCACGGCAGCGAGCCGTCCTCGTGCTGCTGCACTGGGAGGGCCGGCGAGAGGCGGAGATCGCCCAGTTGCTGGGCTGCTCGACCGGTGCGGTCAGGAGCCATGCCCGGCGTGGACTGGCGCTCTGCGGGGGTGACGCGGAGCGACTGCGGGGGCTCTTCGCGGCCGCCGCCGAGGCTCCCGTCGAGGTCGTCCCGGCCGACGTTCCGCTCGATGCCGTCGAGCGGCGCGGCCGAACGCTGCGCCGCCGCCGCAGAGGCGTGGTCATGGCCGTCTGTGCGCTGTTGCTGGTGCCGGCGGTCGGGTTCGGGGCGGGCCGGTTCCTGGGCGCCGGGTCCTCGGGCGGTTCGGGCGGCGGGGTGGCCGGCGTGGCCGCCCAGAGCCCGATACGGATCGTCGCGCCCGGCGAACGCGTGGACGCCGTACCGGGAGTGCGGGTCTGGCTGACCACCGACGGCAAGCACTGGTCGACGCCGGAGCGGCCCAACCAGTTCCGCGGATCCGAGGGCGGGAAGCCGGGCGTCTCCTCGCAGCCCGACCCCGTGAACAGCGGCTACTTCCTGTCGGGCCTCTACCACGGCCTGTCGGCCGACCCGGCCCGTGTCGAGGTCACCGTCGCCGACGACAGGATCACCGGTACGGTCCTCACGCTCGCGGGCAGCCCGGGCTGGGGCGTCTGGTACGCACGCGCGCCGCTGTCACCGGAGGAGCTCAAGTCGAGCTTCGCGGACGGCGGTCCGACCGTCACGGTGTACGACGCGTCCGGCAAGGTCGTCGTGCGGGGCGGGGGCTACGAGTGA
- a CDS encoding SigE family RNA polymerase sigma factor, with translation MTEDEFDAFYAAAFPRLTGQLSAFTGDREEAQDVVQEAFVRAWDRRGDFLADEAPEAWIRTVAMRLAVSRWRRARRWLELVRRTPAPDSTPGPGPDHTALVAALRQLPTAQRMVIVLHHLCDVSVEQIASDTGAPVGTVKARLSRGRAALAKRLAVDEADAPVRKEHGRVG, from the coding sequence ATGACCGAGGACGAGTTCGACGCTTTCTACGCGGCCGCGTTTCCCCGTCTGACCGGCCAGCTCTCGGCGTTCACCGGAGACCGGGAGGAGGCGCAGGACGTGGTCCAGGAGGCGTTCGTACGAGCCTGGGACCGGCGTGGGGACTTCCTCGCCGACGAGGCACCCGAGGCGTGGATCCGCACGGTCGCCATGCGGCTTGCGGTCAGCCGCTGGCGCCGGGCCAGGCGCTGGCTGGAGCTGGTGCGCCGTACGCCGGCGCCCGATTCCACGCCCGGACCCGGCCCCGATCACACGGCACTTGTCGCCGCACTGCGCCAACTGCCCACGGCCCAGCGGATGGTGATCGTCCTGCACCATCTGTGTGACGTGAGTGTCGAGCAGATAGCCTCCGACACGGGTGCGCCCGTGGGGACCGTCAAGGCCAGGCTGTCCCGGGGGAGAGCGGCGCTGGCGAAGCGGCTCGCGGTGGACGAGGCGGACGCGCCGGTTCGGAAGGAGCACGGCCGTGTCGGATGA
- a CDS encoding DUF4407 domain-containing protein, giving the protein MATDTSLRPADSAVIDDDRGSVRPISPASGPAARLRRLIGVREELLAWVPEERTRYTWYGAIVLNTALVGALSMALALGSFRSDLPLPAVFVVAAVWFWVVLVMDSWLVSSTHGAGVKKWSLGLRLLLSVLLGLFIAEPILFQIFDKEIRQEIAVGNDQKVADYRGMLVACNPTDGASTADRPECRRYQLKVAGSPAELSEQIANNTSRTTDLQTQVTALNTTLKDKMATEQELCGRDNWIRRGAGLDVTITCERARTDSSSYRRTSKIDTYEKQLAALRADGQSLQAKKDKAADTYQPLLQQAVNTKTRERVADLDTDGILTRAHGLREVAGSDGFALFLTFVLHLLLVGFDALPVLAKFMSGSTMYDTLLGARFEATRRLHTEELQVRQECARMEQEARRHHVELDTDDRMRTLEHRYRAAQAERSVRERTDLDARTERLLRTRRA; this is encoded by the coding sequence TTGGCCACTGACACCTCACTGCGCCCCGCCGACAGCGCCGTGATCGACGACGACCGGGGCTCGGTCCGCCCGATCTCCCCGGCGAGCGGCCCGGCCGCGCGACTGCGCCGGCTGATCGGCGTCCGCGAGGAACTCCTCGCCTGGGTGCCGGAGGAGCGCACGCGCTACACCTGGTACGGCGCGATCGTCCTCAACACGGCCCTGGTCGGCGCCCTGTCCATGGCGCTGGCACTCGGCAGCTTCCGCTCCGACCTGCCGCTGCCGGCCGTGTTCGTGGTCGCGGCGGTGTGGTTCTGGGTGGTGCTGGTGATGGACAGTTGGCTGGTCTCCAGCACCCACGGCGCGGGCGTCAAGAAGTGGTCGCTCGGGCTGCGGCTGCTGCTGTCCGTGCTGCTGGGCCTGTTCATCGCGGAGCCGATCCTGTTCCAGATCTTCGACAAGGAGATCCGCCAGGAGATCGCCGTCGGCAACGACCAGAAGGTGGCCGACTACCGGGGCATGCTCGTCGCCTGCAACCCGACGGACGGCGCGTCCACGGCAGACCGCCCGGAGTGCCGCCGCTACCAGTTGAAAGTCGCGGGTTCACCGGCGGAACTGTCGGAGCAGATAGCGAACAACACGTCCCGGACCACCGACCTGCAGACCCAGGTCACGGCGCTCAACACGACGCTCAAGGACAAGATGGCCACCGAGCAGGAGCTGTGCGGCCGGGACAACTGGATCCGGCGGGGCGCGGGCCTGGACGTCACCATCACCTGCGAACGGGCCCGCACGGACTCCTCGTCGTACCGCAGGACGAGCAAGATCGACACGTACGAGAAGCAGTTGGCGGCGCTGCGGGCCGACGGCCAGAGCCTCCAGGCCAAGAAGGACAAGGCCGCGGACACCTACCAGCCGCTGCTCCAGCAGGCCGTCAACACCAAGACGCGGGAGCGCGTGGCCGACCTGGACACGGACGGCATCCTGACCCGGGCACACGGCCTGCGGGAGGTGGCCGGCTCCGACGGCTTCGCGCTGTTCCTGACGTTCGTCCTGCACCTGCTGCTCGTGGGCTTCGACGCCCTGCCCGTGCTGGCCAAGTTCATGAGCGGCAGCACGATGTACGACACCCTCCTCGGCGCCCGCTTCGAGGCCACCCGCCGCCTGCACACCGAGGAACTCCAGGTACGGCAGGAGTGCGCGCGGATGGAACAGGAGGCGCGGCGCCACCACGTCGAGCTGGACACCGACGACCGTATGCGGACCCTGGAACACCGCTATCGCGCGGCGCAGGCGGAACGCTCGGTCCGTGAACGCACGGACCTGGACGCGCGGACGGAACGCCTGCTCCGGACCCGACGGGCCTGA
- a CDS encoding transglycosylase domain-containing protein has translation MRIPLRLRLRRTRGRLLRRLVVTLVVLLAALCTAAVVAYRMTGIPEPHPETVTQSTVFLDDKGSYLGRRGPVDRQEVPLSQVPRYVQDAVIAAENRSFRTDDGVSPRAVARAVLASLTGGERQGGSTITQQYVKNALLSPEQSLSRKAREALIAIKLDRTRSKDDILAGYLNTVYFGRGSAGIEAAARNYFGVDTRNLTVSQGAALASIVNIPSYYEKAGSDPEVTATLRARWEWVLDAMAAGGAITPKQRADAAFPAFRFYPPGTTDGQRQYMIDVAAKEAADRLGITEDQLARDGYTVHTTFDLALQDATTEAVKDTADTKNTQDTKDGRGNKDGKGVTLHTAVVAIKPGDGAVRLLYGGADYARQPFNDAVGGAVEAGTALDPFAAARLDAPLAYLRKTAAPTPLQLASAYAAVAANGLYAAPYTVTKITRDGRPVYTTHPDTRRALDEKDAFMVNTLMSKTGTTDKEAIPSALPVQKIPQLFFTAGAGGGITRRTVWSTGLDSQLTLTVALFADHPGKRKNTTAPAQLPNDPPPAESAQETTAEIWRLATSGTG, from the coding sequence CTGCGCATCCCGCTCCGCCTGCGCCTCCGCCGTACCCGGGGCCGCCTGTTGCGCAGGCTGGTCGTGACCCTCGTCGTCCTGCTCGCGGCGCTGTGCACGGCCGCGGTCGTCGCGTACCGGATGACGGGCATTCCCGAGCCGCACCCGGAGACCGTCACGCAGAGCACGGTCTTCCTCGACGACAAGGGCTCCTATCTGGGCCGACGCGGCCCCGTCGACCGCCAGGAGGTGCCGTTGTCGCAGGTCCCGCGGTATGTGCAGGACGCCGTGATCGCGGCCGAGAACCGTTCCTTCCGTACGGACGACGGGGTCTCGCCGCGCGCCGTCGCCCGCGCGGTACTGGCCTCGCTGACCGGCGGCGAACGGCAGGGCGGTTCCACCATCACCCAGCAGTACGTGAAGAACGCGCTGCTGAGCCCGGAGCAGTCCCTGTCGCGCAAGGCACGCGAGGCGCTGATCGCGATCAAGCTGGATCGCACCCGGTCCAAGGACGACATCCTGGCGGGTTATCTCAACACCGTGTACTTCGGCCGGGGTTCGGCCGGCATCGAGGCCGCCGCACGCAACTACTTCGGCGTGGACACCCGGAACCTGACCGTGTCCCAGGGCGCCGCGCTGGCATCGATCGTCAACATCCCCTCGTACTACGAGAAGGCGGGCTCGGACCCCGAGGTGACGGCGACGCTCAGGGCCCGCTGGGAATGGGTGCTCGACGCGATGGCGGCCGGCGGCGCCATCACGCCGAAGCAGCGCGCCGACGCCGCCTTCCCGGCGTTCCGTTTCTATCCGCCGGGCACGACCGACGGGCAACGGCAGTACATGATCGACGTGGCGGCGAAGGAGGCGGCCGACCGGCTCGGCATCACCGAGGACCAGTTGGCACGCGACGGCTACACCGTGCACACGACGTTCGACCTGGCCCTCCAGGACGCCACGACCGAGGCGGTGAAGGACACCGCCGACACCAAGAACACCCAGGACACCAAGGACGGTCGGGGAAACAAGGACGGCAAGGGCGTCACACTCCACACCGCCGTCGTGGCGATCAAGCCCGGCGACGGGGCGGTCCGGCTGCTGTACGGCGGGGCGGACTACGCCCGTCAGCCGTTCAACGACGCGGTGGGCGGCGCGGTGGAGGCGGGAACGGCACTGGACCCCTTCGCCGCGGCCCGGCTGGACGCCCCGCTGGCCTACCTGCGGAAAACCGCCGCACCGACCCCCCTCCAACTGGCCTCGGCATACGCGGCGGTCGCGGCGAACGGGCTCTACGCGGCCCCCTACACGGTCACGAAGATCACCCGTGACGGACGCCCGGTGTACACCACCCACCCGGACACCCGGCGCGCGCTGGACGAGAAAGACGCGTTCATGGTGAACACCCTGATGTCCAAGACCGGCACGACGGACAAAGAGGCGATCCCTTCGGCCCTCCCCGTCCAGAAGATCCCGCAGCTCTTCTTCACCGCCGGAGCGGGCGGCGGAATCACCCGCCGCACCGTCTGGTCCACCGGCCTGGACTCCCAACTCACCCTGACGGTCGCCCTCTTCGCCGACCACCCCGGCAAGAGGAAGAACACGACCGCACCCGCCCAGCTCCCGAACGATCCGCCCCCGGCCGAGTCCGCGCAGGAGACCACGGCGGAGATCTGGCGGCTGGCCACTTCGGGCACGGGATAG